From Neisseria cinerea:
AGCCGACAATGGCAAGGAAATTCATACCGGCGGTAAGCTTGTGCCGTTTGTCTCCTTTGACCAGGCGGTAGTTGAGCCATGCGAACACAGGGGCGGACACAAAAGCGGTAATCATGGCAAATTTGAGCAGCTCGGCCATCGCGCTGTTGAACCAGAAAATCACCGCCAAACCGCTGCCTGCAACCCAAATATTCCAGGCAAAGAGTTCGGCGTTGCCGGTTTTCTCACTGCCGCGCAGCAGGCGCACAGGTTCCGCAATGGCGCGCGCATAACCGTCAACAACGGTAATCGTCGTACCGTACATGCAGGCAAAAGCGATAAACGCCACCAGCGGACGCGACCAGTCGCCGATGGTTACCGCATACATATTGATCAGTTGTCCGACATATTTGCCGCCGGCCATCTGCACTTCTTCACCGTTGCCGTATTGCACGTACGCACCCAGAGCAAGGAAGACGACGGCAAGCACGGCACTGGTGATGTAACCGACGTTGAAATCAAAAATCCCGTCATGATAAGAGGAAGGTTGGAGGCGCTGTTTCTCCGTAACCCACAAAGAATTGATGGCGGAAATTTCAATCGGCGCAGGCATCCAGCCCATCAGCGCGATCAGGAAGCCCAAACCGGCAAGCGTCCACGGTGTCGGCTCGATAAAATCAGGTTTCATCTGCATACCGCGCGACATGGCGATACCGGCGGCGGCAACCGTGGCAACCGTCAGGCTGACGATGATAATTTTGGAAACATTGTCCAAAGCCTTGTAGCGTCCGCTCGCCAGGATAATCAGGCAGGATGCCATAATCAGCGCGGAGATTGCGCCGATACCCAGTGTCAGCGAGGGAATCGCCATTTTGACGATGGCGGCGGTTACAATGGCAACCGCACCCGCGTTAATCGTCGCGGCAGCAATACACAAAATCAAGAAAACCCACAGGTAGATGCGGCTTTTCTCCGCATAACCTTCAATCAGGCTTTTACCCGTGTCCAGCGTGTAATGCGCGCTGAAGCGGAAAAACGGGTATTTGAAGAGGTTGGTTAGGACGATAATCAACGCGAGCTGCCAGCCGTAAAGCGCACCCGCCTGCGTCGAGGCAATCAGGTGCGATCCGCCGACTGCCGCCGATGCCATCATAATACCCGGCCCCAATGCGTTGATTTTACTTTTCCAAGTCGAAATATGTTGTTCGGACATGATTTTTCCGTATTGCTAATATAAAAAATGCGTATTTTAACGTAATCTAAATACACGCCAAACCGGCTTATTGAAACTTTACACCCTAATATTCCTGATTTCTCCCAATTATTTTCAGAAAAACATGCAATATGGCATTTTATGCCTGAAAGTTTACAACAAATAGCCTTGCATCGCTTTTTACCGTACAAAATATACTTTCAAACCCCTGAACGCGTTTTGCAGCCGGCAAACGATTTGATAAGATGGTTACGTTTCCTCAGCCGGTACGCCGCCATGCCGTCTGAAACCTTACACTTTCTCTGGAGAATCCGTTCATGAATACCGTATCGAATTACCTGTCCGCATTGCGCGAAGCCATGAAGGCGCAAGGCTTGGACGCACTCGTCATCCCTTCCGCCGACCCCCACCTGTCCGAATACCTGCCCGAGCATTGGCAGGCGCGCCGCGAATTGTCAGGCTTTACCGGCTCGGTCGGCACATTCGTCGTTACCGCCGATGAAGCGGGCGTATGGGTGGACAGCCGCTATTGGGAACAAGCCGCCAAACAACTTTCCGGCAGCGGCATTGAGCTGCAAAAAAGCGGTCAAGTGCCGCCGTACAACGAATGGCTCGCGGCAAACCTGCCCGAGAACGCTGCCGTCGGCATCCCTTCCGATATGGTGTCGCTCACCGGCAAACGTACTTTGGCGCAATCCCTAGCTGCCAAAAACATCCGCATCGAACACCCCGATGACCTGATTGACCGCGTATGGAGCAGCCGCCCAGCCATTCCTGCCGAAACGGTATTCATCCACGACCCCGACTACGTCTCCGAAACCGCCGCCGAAAAACTCGCCCGCGTGCGTACCGTCATGGCGGAAAAAGGCGCGGATTACCACTTGGTTTCCTCGCTTGACGACATCGCTTGGCTGACCAACCTGCGCGGCAGCGACGTGCCTTTCAACCCTGTTTTCGTGTCATTCCTGCTTATCGGCAAAGACAACGCCGTCCTGTTTACCGACCGATGCCGTCTGAACGCCGAAGCCGCCGCCGCGCTGCAAACCGCCGACATCACGGTCGAACCTTACGCCCAAGTTACCGACAAACTCGCGCAAATCGGCGGCGCGCTGCTCATCGAGCCGAACAAAACCGCCGTCAGTACACTCGTGCGCCTGCCCGAAAGCGTGCGCCTGATTGAAGGCATCAACCCGTCCACGCTGTTCAAATCCTGCAAATCCGGAGCCGACATCGCCCACATCCGCGAAGCGATGGAACACGACGGCGCGGCGTTGTGCGGCTTCTTCGCCGAGTTTGAAGACATCATCGACAACGGTGGCAGCCTGACCGAAATCGACGTGGACACCATGCTTTACCGCCACCGCAGCGCGCTCCCGGGCTTCATTTCATTGAGTTTCGACACCATCGCAGGCTTCAATGCCAACGGCGCCCTGCCGCATTACAGCGCAACACCCGAAAGCCATAGCACCATCAGCGGCAACGGGCTGCTGCTCATCGACTCCGGCGCGCAATACAAAGGCGGCACGACCGACATCACCCGCGTCGTCCCCGTCGGCACGCCCACAGCAGAACAAAAACGCGACAACACGCTCGTTCTCAAAGCCCATATCGCGCTTGCCGAAGCCGTGTTCCCCGAAAACATCCCCTCACCGCTGATAGACGCGATTTGCCGCAAACCCCTGTGGCAGGCGCAATGCGACTACGGTCACGGCACAGGCCACGGCGTAGGCTATTTCCTCAACGTCCACGAAGGGCCGCAACGCATCGCCTTCGCCGCCCCCGCCACGCCCGAAACCGCGATGAAAAAAGGGATGGTAACGTCTATCGAACCCGGACTCTACCGCCCGGGAAAATGGGGCATCCGCATTGAAAACCTTGCCGCCAACCAAGCCGTAGCCAACCCGCAGGAAACCGAGTTCGGCAGCTTCCTATACTTCGAAACCCTGACCCTCTGCCCCATCGATACACGCCTGATGGACACCGCCCTCATGACCGACGGCGAAATCGACTGGGTCAACCGCTACCACGCCGAAGTCCGCCGCCGACTCGAGCCGCTGACCGAAGGCGCGGCAAAAGCGTGGCTGATCAAACGCACCGAACCGCTGGCGCGTTAAACAGCCCGATACAAAAAATGCCGTCTGAAACCCAAGACAAAGGTTTCAGACGGCATTTTTTACCGGTTCACATCAATGGCGGAAGTGGCGCACGCCCGTTACCACCATGGCGATGCCGTGTTCGTCTGCCGCATCGAAAACTTCCTGATCGCGCATGGAGCCTGCGGGGTGGATGATGGCTTTGATGCCCTGCTCGGCAATGACATCCACGCCGTCGCGGAACGGGAAGAAGGCATCAGAGGCAGCGCATGCGCCGTTTAAGTCCAAACCTGCATCTTGCGCTTTGCGGGCAGCGATGCGGGTGCTGTCCACGCGGCTCATTTGGCCTGCGCCGATGCCGTAGGTTTGGCCGCCTTTGCCGAAGACGATGGCGTTGGATTTGACGTATTTGGCGACATTCCATACGAACATCAGGTCGTTCCATTCTTGCTCAGTCGGTTGACGTTTGGAGACGACTTTCAAATCGGCGCGGCTGATGCGGTGGATG
This genomic window contains:
- a CDS encoding aminopeptidase P family protein, encoding MNTVSNYLSALREAMKAQGLDALVIPSADPHLSEYLPEHWQARRELSGFTGSVGTFVVTADEAGVWVDSRYWEQAAKQLSGSGIELQKSGQVPPYNEWLAANLPENAAVGIPSDMVSLTGKRTLAQSLAAKNIRIEHPDDLIDRVWSSRPAIPAETVFIHDPDYVSETAAEKLARVRTVMAEKGADYHLVSSLDDIAWLTNLRGSDVPFNPVFVSFLLIGKDNAVLFTDRCRLNAEAAAALQTADITVEPYAQVTDKLAQIGGALLIEPNKTAVSTLVRLPESVRLIEGINPSTLFKSCKSGADIAHIREAMEHDGAALCGFFAEFEDIIDNGGSLTEIDVDTMLYRHRSALPGFISLSFDTIAGFNANGALPHYSATPESHSTISGNGLLLIDSGAQYKGGTTDITRVVPVGTPTAEQKRDNTLVLKAHIALAEAVFPENIPSPLIDAICRKPLWQAQCDYGHGTGHGVGYFLNVHEGPQRIAFAAPATPETAMKKGMVTSIEPGLYRPGKWGIRIENLAANQAVANPQETEFGSFLYFETLTLCPIDTRLMDTALMTDGEIDWVNRYHAEVRRRLEPLTEGAAKAWLIKRTEPLAR
- a CDS encoding NRAMP family divalent metal transporter; its protein translation is MSEQHISTWKSKINALGPGIMMASAAVGGSHLIASTQAGALYGWQLALIIVLTNLFKYPFFRFSAHYTLDTGKSLIEGYAEKSRIYLWVFLILCIAAATINAGAVAIVTAAIVKMAIPSLTLGIGAISALIMASCLIILASGRYKALDNVSKIIIVSLTVATVAAAGIAMSRGMQMKPDFIEPTPWTLAGLGFLIALMGWMPAPIEISAINSLWVTEKQRLQPSSYHDGIFDFNVGYITSAVLAVVFLALGAYVQYGNGEEVQMAGGKYVGQLINMYAVTIGDWSRPLVAFIAFACMYGTTITVVDGYARAIAEPVRLLRGSEKTGNAELFAWNIWVAGSGLAVIFWFNSAMAELLKFAMITAFVSAPVFAWLNYRLVKGDKRHKLTAGMNFLAIVGLLYLTGFAVLFLLNLSGLLA